attggggtttgtacttgtgacaaccaaaacaatttaaatttgatttgagCATTACTTGTCAGTtgggaactatacttgcaatgaagTTACTTCCTCTAACCGAGAAGAAATTCTTAGCCGACGGTTATGCTCTTTCAAGGAGAtttcatgaagaaaacaaaggagaagcaCACAGTCAATTGTGCGTACACATAAGTGAAGAATCAGCAAGTGTGTGTACGCATacacctgtgcgcacgcacaagtcCCAACACGTGACTTCATTAATGAAGCACGTGCCTTGCAATTTTAGGGGCCTTTTGGCCCAATTTTTGGTGTTTCTGAAGATGATTGGGTGCTATATCAAGGGAACTTCATTCCATATCAAGAGAGAGTTcacttttacatttttttttacaCATTATTAGGAGTAGGAGTACTGTAGTTTAGGAAATGCTTTCTTAGGGTTTTAATTAGGTTTCATTGTAGACTTTTATAATTTCAAGTTTTGATCTTGGATTTTATTCATCTCTTTTGTAagtactctttaatttctctttaattacaTCACACTTACTCTTGTTTTCTTATGGTTCAAGTTATTTTGTTAAtatatacaattttaatttcttgaatcttttgtttatgaatttggtcttttatgatttatatatgCTTGATTTAGTTTCTATTGTTGATATTGTGAATAGTTTggttatatttttcattttcctTTGCAATTTATCATGCTTTGTTTTTATTCCCACAAGGTGTTTGTGCAAATGCCAACTATagattttgagtagattttcacaccTTGGCTTAGGAAAtgagttcctaggatactagagtcataatacCCGAtatttagtggtaattcttggATTGTTAGTTGGCTCTTGTTTCTATTGATGCTAGCTTTTTACTAAgttaattagtaagttagctaggacttaCGGATTAAAGTCAATTATACTTGCTTGACTTACTTCTCGATATTAGGGGTTGACGAAGTGAGATTAACTCATCATAATtgccatagttgtggttatgacgATGATAGAATTCCTTAATTCTCATTCCCAAGTCAAGGCTCTTTTATACAATTATCgcattttcactagttttgacattatcttcttttaaattgcattaattcccTTTTTGATCTCTTGCTAGTTGTTTtattctttaattcttttaatttttccgCTTCATACATCAAGAACCCCGTATTTCACAACCAAGATTgtgacattttttatttaaactttgattgagagGATCAATTGTCAGTTTGGACTATGCTATCAATggaattattttgttaaattccGAATCAACATAAATCCCTCTCGTCACGTCGCGTGTTAAAGTTTGCGTATGCAAGGGTCAAAATTCTGATAGTTTGCGTATGCGTGAAGTGCCCGTTTACGCGAGATACCCAACCCAGATAGCATGCTCGCGTCACATGCACTGTGTCCCATACGTAAACCTCACTAGACTTAGAAAATTTTCAATTCTACAGAATTTCAGTTTtaaacaccaaactttaaatgttcataacttcctctacaaaaatccattttcctcaaactttatatcaatttaaagcTCTTAAAACAACctttaatttaaaacaaaattcatcaaatttaaagatttaaggctcaagttatgatccatCAAAGTTTGCTAAAAATCAAGTTTTACAAAATCAGCAAAGTTCTCTAAATCTCAAAACTTCAAAACTAAACAAATTCGTAAACATTCAAAACCACACCAAAAACTCACCATTCATGCGCACCATCACAACCATATGTTTTTCCACTTACCAATTAACTTCCTCatcattttaaatatatttcatTCAACTTTCCAAACATAATTCAACAAAACTCCCGAAGTTCTCAATCAAGATTCCAACCTTTACAATTTTACACAATTTGACTTTTCATGAACACAATTCATCATATTTCATTATAATTCACATAGTTATCATTATTCACCCGAACATCAATAGTTATCGTCATAATTCATCCAAAATCATCACaaacatcaataatcataatccactatcaacaattcaaacctatcctatggtccatgatgaatccatatttgacgatgaattttggattgatttgagtgaatttcatcatataaacccaTATTTAATAAtctaaatagcatgcttttatgttttctctctaaattgtgtttaattgtgaaaacatgctgTTTTACgcttaatttaatcaattttattccactttcactccattcgatgccttgatggtttcgatgagtgatttcaggtgtaaTAGGTTGGAATGACTTGATAAGAGTGAAAGAAAAGCATAGAATTGGgagaaaatattaataaaacaaAGGAGAAAAATATTTCAGAGTGTGCCCACGCACACCATCCGTGCCTACGCACAAGGGTCAAAATCAGCACCTGTGCCCACGCACATAATGGAAATCAGCAAGTGTGCCCATGCACAACTTCTATGCGTACACACAGAAGAAAAATCAGCATGTGTGCGTATACACATGCCTATGCATACGCAGAGGTACCAACGCGTGACTTCATTAAAAAGTCACGTGGCTCTCAATTTGAGGGGCTTTTTGGCCCATTTCTGAAAGGCTGAAGCTGATTTTGGATGCTATATGAAGTGGGCAACAACACATATCAAAAGAGAGCTCACTTTTAGATTAGGAAAACAcatagtaggagtaggagtagtgtagtaTACAAATTCTCTATTAGGCTTTTAATTAGGTtttcaatgaagcatttttAGTTCAATTTTGATCTTGGATTTTGCTATCTCATTGTAAGTATTTTTTAATTCCTTTTTTATTACAGTAGTTGTTCTACACTTTCTTATATTTTCATTTCTCTTGTCAATATGTACATAGTTTTGCAATTTTGAGTTTTGGttaatgaatttgatgtttgatggtTTTTATGTGTTTATTGGATTGTCATTGTTGATTTTATTCTTTTGTGGTTcatagttttcattatttttctaattttgcCATGTTTATTGATTGTGCCCtccatgtgtttgatgaaatgccaattttgattatggggATAGATTTTCACCCCTTGACTTGGAAAAATGAGTATATAGATTACTAGAGTTATAATGTCTAATATTTAGTGATAATCCTTGGattgttagttgttattgtttccactaATGCTAGTAACTTACTAaggtaattagtaagttagctaggatttgtggattaataacaattatgctcacttgacttacTCTTCGATGTTAAaggttgacttagtgagattaattTATCATAATTATCGTAGTTGTGGTTATGACAAGGAAGGAGTTCCATAACTCATCCTAAGTCAAGGTTCcatttatgttttgaaccaCTTTTCCATCAATTTTGAGCTTTACTTGTTCATATTACATACatagttcttttattccttcattagtttattaattgcaattttaattgttcttttatttctttattgcTTGCTTCATTATTGAAAACCCCTTTGTTCTCACAACCAATTTTATGCACTTGTTGGCACTAGTTTCTAGGAAAGACGACACGAGGTTTAATTACTTTTggttaatttgtattaaaaattttaaactctGATTGATGAGATCTAATTGCcggtttggactatgctaccGACTAAGTGATTCTTGTTTTGAGAAATTTCAAATCGGCGCGAATCACATCTCATCAGTCCACTAGCCTAAGTATCTagaaatattacatattacatagagAAAATCGAAattataccttggccgattcccaatATGCACCACATACTAAATTTGAGTCCAAATCAAGGCTCCAAGCATCAACCAATCCACCAATCAACTCCAACAAGCATCAACAATCAAATTTTTCAAGCTATACACATTGATTTACCACAAATCAATACTTAGGGCTCCTAAATACACAATTTCACAAGGGATAAGAGCAAGCTTATCTTACCACAAAACCAAGTTTACCTTACTTAGTgtacctaaacacccaaaatcacaaaaatccACTCAAACCAAaatccaaaatttcgaaattctCAATAGCTAAAAACGGGGcagtaattttcaaaaatcttaccAAAAATCAAGTTTTAAAAAATCAGTAAGGTTCTCTAAATATCAATACTTCACTACCAAAACTAATTCATAAACATTCAAAACCACACCAAAACTCACCATTCATGCCCGCCACCACAACCATATGTTTTCCCACTTACCAAATTGGAcagagattttcgaaaattttaccACTTTGGTTAGATGAAACTAACGGACTCGGCAAGAGTTTCGCGTGGTCGCAAACTATTCGCAAATCGGAGTACCGTAACTCAAGATACGATTAAATGAAATTAGATGTGAATAGTATTTTTGTAACCCTtgctctcttccttgcttcagCTGCACACTTGTGTTTTTTTTATGGTCAGTGGATTGGACAACCCCCAATCTTAGGTGAGTTATGAGTTGAATGGGTCTCATTAATGAACTTATATATGTTGAGTTTGGGTCTAACTTGGGCCCGGTATAACCCGACCCGttagtgatttttttttcaatttggtCCAATTTTGACTTTTAGAATTAGCGTCCgatttttaactttaattatttttttaagtttttctataatttttatcATTCTCACACAGTATCAGACAGACTTAAACTGGTACTATCGACTAATTTACCATTACACGTTTTTACACAATAttctataaaaaattacattttttctcttcaaaaaatttattaaatctaaatattatatttaaattttttaattaatattttaaatttttaaacacattttaaaaaattaaattaattaattaagcgGCTAATTAATTGCAATTCATACATTATGATTGTATCATGGATATAGTGTATTCGACTTTTGCATGAATTTTTAAACTGAGTGTATCCTAGATATAAGGTATTCGAATtgtgtttttttatgattttgactACTCTCTATCCGTGACGTGTAAAATTTATGCAAATGCGTAAaacattataaattatatatttaatttatttaaaatgatccttgtaaaaattaaatagaacatacataaataaaaaaatacataagataattaatttttaaaagaattattacgtctgttatctttttaataataaaaattattctaactttttttatatttttattttttatttttagtcaaacatatattattacttattaatctcattatttttatttttgttcatatttagtttatgtttatatttattttttaaaaataaaaataaaacatataaagAGACTATATAATTTAAGTTATAGTTCATTAGttatgtttatatttatttattgttgctcaatattctattttatataatataatcgTTCTAACAACCGTGCGATAAAATTAAGTACGTATATTGTGTGCGATAAGTATCTCAATTTCTATAATATTGTATAtgtcaaattattattataatacgTTATGATTGCTTTAGCTTTATTCTTAAGTCATGAATAACCATTATAGTATAAATGATTGTTAATActgtttaaaaatttaattgctcttataaaatttattaaaatttgtataatttattgatataaaattatatacagagaaacaaacagaaaaatagataaataactACTAATGTATATAAGTAATGTCGGTGGTGGCTAAAGCAAAGTGATAGTTAAAATGATCAAGAATAATTCTCTAATAAGATTCTTACCGTTGACAATTTTAGAGAGTGAAAACCAACAACATTGATTGTTTTAAAGATGATGAATTTTTAATAAAGGCTGGATAAATATTTTGTGTATCTAAGGTAGCatttgttttgaggtactgagacagagactgagagatTGAGACTCAGTATtatgtttgttggtttagagactggtactaaaatttgtatctctatctctaaaattttagtatttcagtacctttaaaaagtagggacacaggggactaaaatttttagagatagagactgaaactttaataacattttataccttaAATACcctcattttaattaattaattctaattttatcctttgtgcaaattaaattagagttttattcttgtttcaatttctgtctctcATTTTGCACCAAAtaaaatactgaaatttatttcaatctctATCTCTTAGTCTCTatctctcagtctcagtctgttcgtctctgtctctccaccaaacgctacctaataGAAATTAATCATGGCTATTGGAATGTTTAGGTCCCAAAGCATGATTAAACCGACTTTCAACTTCAATCTGATCCGGTAGAAATTACAAGATGACGCATTTCTTTTTTCTCTATGGCCGCCACTATATTATAAAGAAGCCTGCTTTTTGAACACATTTGCTTCTAGCGTCTTTTTTTAGGGAAGTTCTATGGTGTGGATGTGAAAAAAAATCCACACCTGTGGATATTATGTGGCAAGCTTCTTATGTGAACACGTTTtggttgggcatagtgacaagTTTAGCTGATGGGACACTTGGTCAGGGAGAAACAGCGGGTTTGCAGTTGTACTGCACACTGCAGAAAAATTAATAAGTCTAATTagatgttaattttttttggcaTGTTGGGGCTATTGGgcaagttttatttttttctgtgTATGTGGCCATGAGTGGGTTTTGGGTTTAGGTCACATTTTTTTATGCAAGTGTGCAGAATAAGTTTTCTTGTTGAGAAAAGTGCGACAAAGATAACATTAAAAAGGAAATGggctaaaaatatttttggacttGTCTGGGTTAACCGATTTTTTAATTTCCAAGAAATGTGGCTAAGCTTATGTAACTTCCGAAAGTCTTTCCGGGCCGGTGATCTGTGGAAGACCGTCCAATTATAAACCATTAAGAACAGTCGAACCGAACCGGCCTGTCAGACCGGATCTAAACCGAACGGTTCACAGAAGACGACATCGTTTCGTTACTTGAAAGGGGGAAAAGGGATTGCACGCGTTATCCCCCCTTCTCCAACTCTTTCCTGCAGAAAGTAGCTACTTCCCCTAGCCTCCGCCGCAGTAAGCTAACCCTAGCCTCCACCATCACTTGTCGCCATCAGTGGGAGTGGTACACCGCACCCCGCCGTTTGTCACACCCAAGGAATTCCACTGTGGTGCTCTCGTTCCTATCCCTGTCTCCTCCGCGTTCGCTGCTCGCCTGTCCGACCTGTGCTAGGCTGCTCGCGCTTCCATTCACCAGTGAGTGGTCTAGCTCTGCATGGTGGTTGCTGCCCGCCGTCCGTGCCTGTAGGTGTCGATTCTGCCTCCCAGTGTCACCAGAGTGTCGTCGCAATTACTGGGTTCTCGTGTTTCGGCTTTCTCGTCGCCGGCGGGAGAAGGAACTCGTGGAAAATCCTGATTGCTTGCCTCCCGAGGGGTGGTCACGGAGTCGCAGTCGCCTGTTGGTGAGTCTCTACACCATGCCTACCATGTTCCATATTGTTCAGATTTCCCTTCTCGTCCTATAGTTGTATGTTGCTGAAATTGTATTCAATAAATTTGGCATGTTGCTAATGTAAATGTTGCGATAAATCGGAACTTTACTAGggtttgttaaatttgttgctGTAGCTTGAATTTGTTGCTTCCCAATTAGAGAACCAGAACTTAATGCTCAGTCAGTGTTTGGTTGATTGGCGTTGCACACTGATTGTATTTGATTATGAATTCTAAATTCAGAaccattaaaatttaaatttgcaCTACGTATGTAACTGATTCACTGCTTGTtcattattttttgttgttgttaatcaTTGTGACGAGCCTGGTTAAAATTTGGTTGAAAAGTGTTGAATGTTTAATCATGTTTCGTTGTTCGTAACTTGTGTTCTTGTTAAATAATTTGCAATTCGTGATCTTTTGATTTATTATATGCTTCATGTGTTTAATTTCACACCGCTTCTAGGCCTTAAAATCAGTTTATGATAACTGCGATGCAATAATCTGCTTGGATAGGTGATGTAAGTTTTGAGTTCAAGAGGTTGAGTTTTCCTGTTCTTCTTATTAGTAAGACATCGATAGTAATTTTACTGCGTTCAGAacctttaaattttaaatttgcacTGCCTATGTAACTGATTCACTGTTCATtcattattttttgttgttgttaatcaTTGTGACGAGCCTGGttaaaattgagttgaaaagtGTTGAATGTTTAATCATGTTTTGTTGTTCGTAACTTGTGTTCTTGTTAAATAATTTGCAATTCGTGATCTTCTGATTTATTATACGCTTTATGTGTTTAATTTCACACTGCTTCTAGGCCTTGAAATCAGTTTATGATAACTGCGATGCAATAATCTGCTTGGATAGGTGATGTAAGTTTTGAGTTCAAGAGGTTGAGTTTTTCTATTCTTGTTATTAGTAAGACATGGATAGTATTTTTACTCCGTCCAtaacctttaaaatttaaatgtgcACTGCCTAGCTATGTAACTTATTCACTGTTCGTTCATTactttttgttgttgttaatcaTTGCGACGAGCCTAGTTAAAATTTGGTTGAAAAGTGTTGAATGTTTGATCATGTTTCGTTGTTCGTAACTTGTGTTGTTGTTAAATAATTTGCAATTCATGATCTTTTGATTTATTATACGCTTCATGTGTTTAATTTCACACTGCTTCTAGGCCTTGAAAGCAGTTTATAATAACTTCGATGCAATTATCTGGTTGGATAGGTGATGTAATTATTGAGTTCAAGAGGTTGAGTTTTTCTCTTCTTGTTATTAGTAAGACATGGATAGTATTTTGACTACGTTAGCACATTTATTTCTGAGTTTGCTGTGGGCTTCGGTGCTGTGTGGCAACTAGCACTGGTCACTTTTGTTGGAGTTCATTTGATTGCTGTCATTGGAGTGTATCATTGCATGTATTTAAGATAACAAAATGGTATATTGTAGTGGGTTCATAGACCTCAGAAGCTAACGTTTTATTTGGGGGACACGAGATTTATGTGGTTGGTTTTGTGCAATATTGTTggattttttttcatttgagCTTAATTTGCAGGCCTGCTTTAAGAATTTGGCACTGCGTTGTGAATATTTTGATGGACGTTCCCCAAGCTGTTGACATTAATGCAATGTGTGACGAGGGGGCATGTGTGATGGGCGCAGTCGATTTTGGAGATGTAGCCGATATAAcgaaaaatgatattttaaggAAGGTGTTTCGTAGCGAAGGTGATGCATACGTGTTTTATAAGAGATTAGGAAAATTCTACAGGTTTGGTATTAGAAGGGGAGATATGTTCAAGGATGAGAAGGGTAATTTGGTTCAGAGAAGATTTTTTTGCAATAGAGAGGGACAGAGAGATAAGAAACATTATAACAGGATCGACAGGAAGAGGTCTCACAAGCCAGAGACAATGACGAATTGTGAAGCAAGAATCTGTATATATTTAGATAAGGAAAGCTCATTGTGGAAGGTCAAGAAAATCATTTTGAACCACAACCACGACATGACTCATCCTGGAATGGTTCATCTAATTACAGGTTTTCGTTCGGTGACGGATGCTGCGAAAGCCCAATTAGATGGGTTTCAAGGTTGTGGCATCTCCACGGCAAAGATAATGCGGTACATGGCTGGAGTATCTGAAGGGTATTCATTGGTAGGTTTTTTGAAGAAAGATGCTTACAACTACGTGGATAAGAGGCGTCATGCAAAGATAGTTGACGGAGACGCGAACGCAGCTATAGTGTACTTGGAGGATAAAGTCGATGCAGACCCGACTTCGATGGCAAGGTATAAAGTGACAGACGACGAGATGCTAGCGAATTTACTTTGGGCCGACGGTGGCAACAGGAAAGATTACCAATACTTTGGAGACGTACTTGCATTTGACTCAACCTACAAGAAGAACAAATACAAGAGGCCACTGGTGATTTTCTCAAGATGTAATAACCACAAGCAAACATGTATTTTTGGGTTTGGTTTGGTGTTAGATGAGAGCATTGCATCATATACGTGGCTGTTGGAGAATTTCTTGGAGGTGATGTGCAGCAAGCAGCCGTTTGTTGTTGTCACAGACAGTGATGACTCAATTTGAGAAGCCGTACAAATAATTTTTCCAAATGCCACGCATAGGTTATGTGCTTGGCACTTTAAGAAGAATGTCACGTCAAACGTGAAGGATGACAATTTACGTTGGCTTTTTAATCGATGGATTTATTCTGAAATGAGGGTTGAGGACTTTGAGGCAGAGTGGGCTTAGGCCGCAGCCGATTATGGCTTGCAGGATGCACTATGGTGGAACCAAGTTTACGGGAAAAGGAGATGTGGGCAAACACTTTCCTGTGTGAGAAATTCTGTGCCGGGTATCGGACAACATCCCGGTGCGAAGGGATAAATTCAGTGTGCAAGAATTTCCTTGAATCAAAACATAGTATGTTGGAGCTTGTTTAGAATCTAGAACTTCTTATGCGAGAGTATAGGAACAATGAATTGCTGGCACAGTTCAGGTCTATTTATAGCGAACCGGTGCTGACAACCTCGCTGGAAACCCTTGAGCGTCATGCAGCTTCTGTTTACACAAGAGCGGTATTTGTAGATGCTAAACGGGAGATTCAGAGTGTTCTTCAGTTAATTTTATTGGGGTGAGGAGGTTGTTGACCATGAAGGTGTACACAGTTGAGGAGTACAGTCATCCAAGCTGTCACATTATA
This sequence is a window from Arachis stenosperma cultivar V10309 chromosome 10, arast.V10309.gnm1.PFL2, whole genome shotgun sequence. Protein-coding genes within it:
- the LOC130956967 gene encoding protein FAR1-RELATED SEQUENCE 5-like, with the translated sequence MATTSATVISSSPLFFNPSIFRPALRIWHCVVNILMDVPQAVDINAMCDEGACVMGAVDFGDVADITKNDILRKVFRSEGDAYVFYKRLGKFYRFGIRRGDMFKDEKGNLVQRRFFCNREGQRDKKHYNRIDRKRSHKPETMTNCEARICIYLDKESSLWKVKKIILNHNHDMTHPGMVHLITGFRSVTDAAKAQLDGFQGCGISTAKIMRYMAGVSEGYSLVGFLKKDAYNYVDKRRHAKIVDGDANAAIVYLEDKVDADPTSMARYKVTDDEMLANLLWADGGNRKDYQYFGDVLAFDSTYKKNKYKRPLVIFSRCNNHKQTCIFGFGLVLDESIASYTWLLENFLEVMCSKQPFVVVTDSDDSI